One window from the genome of Cyclobacterium amurskyense encodes:
- a CDS encoding sensor histidine kinase: MKNNFISRPAFYVLHVFFWLCYGTILYASLGNWINSSREISRAVVSDVLTSSAIAYLNYYLLLPKLYKKGKYTGYILASIAVVVTIVLLRVNLLGMTHRSVTYTYFIRSVPAFGFYLITTVIWFFANMISAQRNEIELRNSQLATELKFLKLQLSPHFLFNTLNNIYSMAYFKENNTAPAIMKLSEMMRHMLYEDQGRYVSLSREIKFMENFIELWRLKLDEKPRITFNYEGVLERHRVAHLIFLVFLENAFKHGNTIDGRIAIKLRIDAEDILHYYIRNDVILARKTAEEESGVGLLNVEKRLNLIYPSKHELILNQNNTSFEVKLTLDLK, translated from the coding sequence ATGAAAAATAATTTTATTTCGCGACCGGCCTTCTATGTGCTGCATGTCTTTTTTTGGCTATGCTATGGGACGATTCTGTACGCCTCCTTAGGCAATTGGATCAATTCTTCTCGGGAAATTTCGAGAGCGGTAGTTTCTGATGTCTTAACTTCCTCGGCCATTGCCTATTTGAATTATTACCTTCTACTTCCAAAACTTTATAAAAAAGGGAAATATACTGGATACATTTTGGCTTCCATTGCAGTGGTCGTTACCATAGTCTTACTGAGGGTAAACCTGTTAGGAATGACCCACAGGTCTGTAACCTATACCTACTTTATTCGATCAGTACCTGCCTTTGGCTTTTACCTTATCACCACCGTCATTTGGTTTTTTGCCAATATGATATCAGCGCAGCGAAATGAAATTGAACTTAGAAACAGTCAATTAGCAACTGAGTTGAAGTTTCTAAAACTTCAATTAAGTCCACATTTTCTTTTCAACACCTTGAATAATATTTATTCAATGGCTTATTTCAAGGAAAACAATACCGCTCCGGCGATTATGAAACTTTCCGAGATGATGCGACATATGCTTTATGAAGACCAAGGGCGGTATGTTTCACTTTCCAGAGAAATCAAATTCATGGAAAATTTCATTGAATTATGGAGGTTAAAACTGGATGAAAAGCCACGGATTACGTTTAATTATGAAGGGGTATTGGAAAGGCATAGGGTTGCCCATTTGATTTTTTTGGTTTTCCTTGAGAATGCCTTTAAGCATGGCAATACCATAGACGGAAGGATAGCAATAAAGCTTAGGATAGATGCAGAAGACATCCTTCACTATTACATTAGAAATGATGTGATCCTTGCCCGTAAGACAGCTGAGGAAGAAAGTGGGGTTGGCCTCCTGAATGTAGAAAAAAGGCTAAACCTAATTTACCCGAGCAAACACGAGTTGATATTAAATCAAAATAACACCTCCTTTGAAGTAAAATTAACCCTGGATCTAAAATGA
- a CDS encoding (2Fe-2S)-binding protein produces the protein MAQFKLKINGKLHQVDVDPNTPMLWVLRDHLDLVGTKFGCGIAQCGACTIHMDGNAIRACQLPVSSVEEAEITTIEGLSEKGDHPVQKAWMEHDVPQCGYCQAGQIMSASALLKKNPSPNDEEINQAMNGNICRCGTYTRIRAAIKTASQNA, from the coding sequence ATGGCACAATTCAAGCTTAAAATTAACGGGAAATTGCATCAGGTAGACGTAGACCCAAATACACCAATGCTTTGGGTTTTGAGAGATCATTTGGATCTGGTAGGAACTAAATTTGGCTGTGGTATTGCCCAATGTGGTGCTTGTACCATTCATATGGATGGAAATGCTATAAGGGCTTGTCAATTACCAGTATCTTCCGTGGAAGAGGCTGAGATTACAACCATTGAAGGGCTTTCTGAGAAAGGAGACCATCCCGTTCAAAAAGCATGGATGGAACATGATGTACCACAATGCGGATATTGTCAAGCAGGGCAAATCATGTCAGCTTCAGCCCTTTTGAAGAAGAACCCTAGTCCAAATGATGAAGAGATTAACCAGGCCATGAATGGTAATATATGCCGATGTGGAACCTATACGAGAATTAGAGCTGCAATTAAAACTGCCTCCCAAAACGCTTAA
- a CDS encoding winged helix-turn-helix domain-containing protein, translating into MKKLIQPAGIGIFTMIFTMILLWPWKSDDFAENREIRLRNVGHQILLASGDSTSRVLPIKRISESEYSIVFENPFQFDPDSLVKVIHKGLGEGLVGKKAEGKYQVNVVECIENQVVYSYQMSSHKDKTLIPCQGRLQPKDCYSIKIRFDHNTMRVSNFSVPIIIGILAFGFLLIYNKNALKPSKSKHMGNSQSVGIGKFELYHSKQLLKIGTEEIQLSQKENKLLTLFALHPNEMLERDHLLKEIWEDEGVFVGRSLDMFVSKLRKKLLQDPNIQLKNIRGRGYVLQVN; encoded by the coding sequence ATGAAAAAACTGATACAACCTGCCGGAATCGGAATATTCACCATGATTTTTACCATGATCCTTCTGTGGCCATGGAAGTCAGATGATTTTGCAGAAAACAGAGAAATCAGGTTGAGGAATGTGGGGCACCAAATCTTGCTTGCCTCAGGAGATAGCACTTCTAGGGTTTTGCCAATCAAGAGAATCAGCGAGAGTGAATATAGTATTGTATTTGAAAACCCTTTCCAATTTGACCCGGACAGTTTGGTTAAAGTTATCCATAAGGGTTTGGGGGAAGGCTTGGTGGGCAAAAAAGCAGAAGGTAAATACCAAGTTAATGTTGTGGAATGCATAGAGAATCAGGTTGTTTACAGTTATCAAATGTCCAGTCACAAAGACAAAACCCTAATTCCATGTCAGGGACGTTTGCAGCCAAAAGATTGCTATAGCATCAAAATCCGGTTTGATCACAATACAATGAGGGTATCCAACTTTTCTGTACCGATCATCATTGGGATTTTGGCCTTTGGCTTTTTGTTGATATACAATAAAAATGCACTTAAGCCCAGCAAGAGTAAGCACATGGGCAATAGTCAATCCGTGGGTATCGGGAAGTTTGAACTGTATCACAGTAAACAGCTTTTGAAAATTGGAACAGAGGAAATCCAACTTTCCCAAAAAGAAAATAAGTTGCTAACCCTATTTGCCTTGCACCCAAACGAAATGCTTGAGAGAGACCACCTGCTAAAAGAAATATGGGAAGATGAGGGGGTATTTGTGGGCAGAAGCCTGGATATGTTTGTCTCCAAACTTCGCAAAAAGCTATTGCAAGATCCGAATATTCAACTCAAAAATATTCGAGGTAGGGGGTATGTACTTCAGGTAAACTGA
- a CDS encoding xanthine dehydrogenase family protein molybdopterin-binding subunit, with product MPRPASIFNRRSFLKISALAGGGMALSFSWIVSCKPKEEESLVMPKNWFRLNGYIRIGENGSITLMSPNPEGGQNVKTSMPMIIAEELDVDWNKVIVEQAPLDTDNFTRQFIGGSQAIRTGWKALRTAGATARRMLILAAAKTWDIPDSEIKTASGFVLDISGKRKADYGSLAALAATIPIPEDVKLKEVQDFRIIGTSKKNVDLHKIITGKPLFGIDFKKPGMLYAMIIHPPAIGKKLKSFDANRARAMPGIKDVFAIKSLQVDYKRTFFDTVQFTDLIAVVGVSTWQVQQAKKAVTVSWEIQKGFEEKRDMFGRAGVRVVPEGLENSAEQEHKMRHAAMSPQKQRMDGDPIKEFEKATRVIERSFSGPFLAHNCMEPMNFFAHVQGDKVFCAGPLQKPELTEQALADRLGIPIENIEISMTRLGGGYGRRSYAHWLIEAAVISQKTGMPIKLLYNREDEMTAGVYRSRYQATYRAGFNIKNELVAFHVNAGGLPENPLYANRFPAGAVPNYLAEGWEVASNITTGSFRAPRSNFMACVEQSFLDEIAEVSGQDPIAFRLKLLQRAKENPVGDNNDYNPERYAKVLEMVKKKANWGNAPEGVHQGVSAYYCHNSYAAQVVDLKIINGEVHFEKVTNVIDCGIVVNPDAARNLCEGAVIDGIGTAMFGELRIEDGVINKSNFDTYRMIRMKEAPKSIATYFVENGEDPTGLGEPAYPPIFAAVANALYKATGKRFYDQPFINQLNG from the coding sequence ATGCCTAGGCCTGCTAGCATCTTCAACAGAAGGTCATTTCTGAAAATTTCGGCTTTAGCCGGAGGAGGGATGGCTTTGAGTTTCAGCTGGATTGTCAGCTGTAAACCTAAAGAGGAAGAAAGCCTAGTTATGCCAAAAAACTGGTTCAGGTTGAATGGTTACATTCGAATCGGAGAAAATGGAAGTATCACTTTGATGTCTCCCAATCCCGAAGGTGGACAAAATGTAAAGACCTCTATGCCGATGATTATAGCCGAGGAGCTTGATGTCGATTGGAACAAAGTTATTGTAGAACAAGCCCCTTTAGATACGGACAATTTTACACGGCAATTTATTGGGGGAAGCCAGGCTATTCGTACCGGTTGGAAAGCATTGCGAACGGCAGGAGCCACTGCACGCCGGATGTTAATCTTAGCAGCTGCAAAAACCTGGGATATTCCTGATAGTGAAATTAAAACAGCTTCCGGTTTTGTGTTGGATATTTCAGGAAAAAGAAAAGCAGACTATGGGAGTTTAGCCGCATTGGCAGCCACTATACCCATACCGGAAGATGTTAAATTAAAGGAAGTCCAGGATTTTAGAATTATTGGAACTTCTAAAAAGAACGTTGATCTACATAAAATTATAACAGGAAAACCGCTTTTCGGCATAGATTTCAAAAAACCGGGAATGCTTTATGCGATGATTATTCATCCGCCGGCCATTGGCAAGAAATTGAAATCTTTTGACGCCAATCGAGCGCGTGCAATGCCGGGAATAAAGGACGTATTTGCCATTAAATCCCTTCAGGTTGATTATAAAAGAACTTTCTTTGACACCGTTCAATTTACAGATCTTATTGCTGTGGTTGGAGTTAGTACTTGGCAAGTTCAACAGGCCAAAAAAGCTGTTACAGTTTCATGGGAAATTCAGAAAGGTTTTGAAGAAAAACGTGACATGTTTGGTAGAGCCGGAGTAAGAGTGGTTCCTGAAGGATTGGAGAATAGTGCCGAGCAGGAACATAAAATGAGGCATGCCGCCATGAGCCCTCAGAAACAAAGGATGGATGGTGATCCTATAAAAGAATTCGAAAAAGCTACTAGGGTAATTGAACGAAGTTTTTCCGGGCCATTTCTGGCTCACAACTGTATGGAACCTATGAATTTTTTTGCCCATGTTCAAGGTGATAAGGTGTTTTGTGCAGGGCCTTTACAGAAGCCTGAATTAACGGAACAGGCACTTGCTGACAGGCTAGGGATCCCTATTGAAAATATTGAAATATCCATGACAAGACTTGGAGGGGGCTATGGGCGCAGATCTTATGCCCATTGGTTAATTGAAGCAGCAGTGATTTCCCAAAAAACAGGCATGCCTATAAAACTTCTTTACAATAGGGAAGACGAAATGACTGCAGGAGTATACCGGTCCCGCTACCAAGCTACCTATCGTGCAGGATTTAACATCAAAAATGAATTGGTAGCTTTTCATGTCAATGCTGGCGGCTTACCTGAAAATCCATTGTACGCCAATAGATTTCCCGCAGGAGCTGTGCCCAACTATTTAGCTGAAGGTTGGGAAGTAGCTTCAAATATTACCACCGGTTCCTTTCGTGCACCCAGGTCAAATTTTATGGCTTGCGTGGAGCAATCATTTTTAGATGAAATCGCGGAAGTATCGGGGCAGGACCCTATAGCGTTTCGATTGAAATTGTTACAAAGGGCAAAGGAAAACCCTGTGGGTGATAATAACGATTACAATCCGGAACGTTATGCCAAGGTTTTAGAAATGGTGAAGAAAAAGGCAAACTGGGGAAATGCTCCTGAAGGAGTGCATCAAGGTGTTTCAGCTTATTATTGCCACAATAGTTATGCTGCTCAGGTAGTTGATTTGAAGATAATAAATGGTGAAGTTCACTTTGAGAAGGTGACAAATGTGATAGATTGTGGAATTGTTGTAAACCCGGATGCAGCAAGAAATCTTTGTGAAGGGGCAGTAATTGATGGAATTGGGACAGCCATGTTTGGGGAACTAAGAATTGAGGATGGGGTAATAAATAAATCCAATTTTGATACATACCGGATGATTCGAATGAAAGAAGCTCCCAAATCCATAGCCACCTATTTTGTAGAAAATGGCGAAGATCCTACAGGTTTAGGAGAGCCTGCCTATCCACCTATTTTCGCAGCAGTGGCCAATGCCTTGTATAAGGCTACAGGAAAGAGGTTTTATGATCAACCATTTATAAATCAATTGAATGGCTGA
- a CDS encoding nuclear transport factor 2 family protein translates to MKRTIFGLIILLLTSPFAFGQEEETEQEIIELSKNKWQWMAEKEGDKLAELFDDKAVFVHMGGSWGKEREVDIIRSGGIWYKNAEIHKVSVKLINDTAILLNRITLTAEVGGNEVTNPFEVTEVYIKKADGWKLAALSFTKLIGAGNH, encoded by the coding sequence ATGAAAAGGACGATTTTTGGATTAATAATCCTATTGCTGACCTCACCATTTGCCTTTGGTCAAGAGGAAGAAACGGAACAAGAAATCATCGAACTTTCTAAAAACAAATGGCAGTGGATGGCAGAGAAGGAGGGTGATAAATTGGCTGAACTCTTTGATGATAAAGCGGTGTTCGTTCATATGGGAGGTTCTTGGGGGAAGGAGCGTGAAGTGGATATTATTCGTAGTGGTGGCATTTGGTATAAAAATGCCGAAATACATAAGGTTTCTGTAAAATTAATAAACGATACGGCCATTTTACTGAATCGAATCACCCTGACTGCAGAGGTGGGTGGGAATGAAGTTACCAACCCATTTGAAGTCACTGAGGTATATATAAAAAAAGCAGATGGCTGGAAGTTGGCTGCCCTCTCTTTTACCAAATTGATTGGAGCAGGCAACCACTAA
- a CDS encoding flavodoxin family protein codes for MRLNLLLIFTFYSLSCLGQTQSEFMNYVDEVHANKILIVYFSRTNNTKAVAEMIHEKVGGKLVSLKLETPYPKGYDAVVAQVAKENEENILPHLKTKISLKEYEIIYVGFPTWGMQLPPPMKTFLSENDFEAKTVIPFNTNAGFGIGSSFETVKKFCPKSHVLKGFSTQGGIERDGILYVMEGEKETEVRQAVNKWLESLQIFTSVSSFHEQ; via the coding sequence ATGAGATTAAATCTGTTGCTTATTTTCACCTTTTATTCTCTGAGTTGCTTGGGCCAAACTCAATCTGAATTCATGAATTATGTTGATGAAGTGCATGCTAACAAAATCCTGATTGTCTATTTTTCACGGACCAATAATACCAAAGCTGTAGCCGAAATGATTCATGAAAAAGTTGGTGGAAAACTTGTAAGTTTAAAACTTGAAACCCCTTATCCGAAAGGGTATGATGCTGTTGTTGCTCAGGTGGCAAAGGAAAATGAAGAAAATATTTTGCCACATCTGAAAACAAAAATTAGTCTTAAAGAATATGAGATCATCTATGTAGGTTTTCCTACTTGGGGGATGCAACTTCCACCACCTATGAAAACTTTTCTTAGTGAAAATGACTTTGAAGCTAAAACAGTGATTCCATTTAATACCAATGCAGGTTTTGGCATTGGAAGTAGTTTCGAAACTGTAAAAAAGTTTTGCCCTAAAAGCCATGTATTGAAAGGTTTCTCCACTCAAGGAGGCATAGAGCGCGATGGTATTTTATATGTTATGGAAGGTGAAAAAGAAACGGAAGTAAGACAAGCAGTAAATAAATGGTTGGAAAGCCTACAAATATTCACTTCTGTTTCTTCATTTCATGAACAATAG
- a CDS encoding GLPGLI family protein has protein sequence MKLKCLKILILLLISTGLKAQNIVGEVEYRYRIFYDKIYSNLPHITEQEKDRILLTWSNPEGYSTRMKLQFWPEKSLYTFGEPYQVQSYSWQVKDYFIENNFEDQTYLKYMDQMGKTYIVRDSLNTPKWRVMNEIRDILGHMCMKAVSEDSIKGQKITAWFASDIPVPTGPEEQFGLPGLILAYDINDGMLIVEAEKITFGEPEEIISLPKRMRGREVSGTEYLDIAREFIQTSIESRRAWMWEIRY, from the coding sequence ATGAAATTAAAATGCCTAAAGATCCTTATCCTATTATTAATTTCTACAGGTCTAAAAGCCCAAAATATAGTAGGAGAGGTAGAATATCGCTACCGGATATTCTATGATAAAATATACTCCAATTTGCCTCACATTACTGAGCAAGAAAAGGATAGGATCCTACTCACTTGGAGTAATCCTGAAGGCTATAGTACTCGGATGAAACTTCAGTTTTGGCCGGAAAAAAGTCTTTATACATTTGGAGAACCCTATCAAGTCCAAAGCTACTCTTGGCAGGTAAAAGACTATTTCATTGAAAACAATTTTGAAGACCAGACCTATTTGAAATACATGGATCAAATGGGCAAAACTTACATCGTCCGTGACAGCTTAAATACTCCAAAATGGAGAGTAATGAACGAAATACGTGATATACTGGGTCACATGTGCATGAAAGCTGTGTCTGAAGACAGCATTAAAGGCCAAAAGATCACTGCTTGGTTCGCCTCAGATATCCCCGTTCCAACGGGTCCGGAGGAGCAATTCGGGCTTCCAGGTTTGATTTTGGCTTATGATATTAATGATGGTATGCTCATCGTAGAAGCCGAGAAAATCACTTTTGGAGAACCTGAAGAAATCATCTCCCTGCCAAAGAGAATGAGAGGGAGAGAAGTATCAGGTACTGAATATCTAGACATAGCTCGGGAGTTTATCCAAACTTCCATCGAAAGCAGGAGAGCTTGGATGTGGGAAATAAGGTATTGA
- a CDS encoding LytR/AlgR family response regulator transcription factor yields MKYHILIVDDEPPARKLLMDYVSKLADLELVGLCSNGEEALGVLKKYPVDILLLDIRMPLMTGMDLLNEISNKPLTIFVTAYEEYAVKGYELDVIDYLMKPVSFERFKKAIEKAIEYLSVQITTKPAKETTDYFFIKTDTRIVKIRYEEVQAIEAQREYIKIITPNRKVMSLISLTNVAHGLPENFVRIHRSFIINMSQIDEVQSNEILIGKSYYPISRNYREAFFKKLEERRL; encoded by the coding sequence ATGAAATACCATATTCTTATCGTAGACGACGAGCCTCCTGCCAGAAAATTACTTATGGACTATGTTTCCAAACTTGCTGATTTAGAATTGGTGGGTCTTTGCAGCAACGGCGAAGAGGCCTTAGGGGTATTAAAGAAGTATCCTGTAGATATTCTATTGCTGGACATCCGCATGCCATTGATGACAGGTATGGATTTATTGAATGAAATTAGTAACAAGCCATTAACAATTTTTGTGACAGCCTATGAGGAATATGCAGTAAAAGGCTATGAATTGGATGTGATTGATTACCTGATGAAGCCAGTTTCATTCGAGCGTTTTAAAAAAGCCATTGAAAAGGCCATTGAATACCTGTCAGTACAAATTACAACCAAGCCAGCCAAAGAAACCACAGACTATTTTTTTATAAAAACAGATACCCGCATTGTCAAAATTAGGTATGAGGAAGTTCAAGCCATAGAAGCCCAAAGAGAATACATCAAAATCATCACCCCAAACAGGAAAGTTATGTCTTTGATTTCCCTTACAAATGTAGCCCATGGTTTACCGGAGAATTTTGTTCGCATCCACCGTTCATTTATTATCAATATGAGCCAAATTGATGAAGTTCAATCCAATGAAATTTTGATAGGAAAATCCTATTATCCCATTAGCAGGAATTACCGAGAAGCATTTTTCAAAAAACTGGAAGAAAGAAGGTTGTAA
- a CDS encoding nuclear transport factor 2 family protein, whose protein sequence is MKKYLCLFGLIFICNSITFAQSAIEQEIKKLSMDKWQWMAEKEVSKLDDLFDDKARFVHMSGSWKKDRELEIIETGSIWYKNAEVHDSVVELSGNIAVVWNRITLTAFVRGNDVENEFTVTEVYEKQGEDWKMLVFTFSSVRDTHEIEH, encoded by the coding sequence ATGAAAAAGTACTTATGCCTGTTTGGTCTTATTTTTATATGCAATTCCATCACTTTTGCTCAATCTGCCATAGAGCAGGAAATAAAAAAACTCTCTATGGACAAGTGGCAATGGATGGCTGAAAAGGAAGTGTCGAAACTGGATGATCTCTTTGACGATAAGGCTAGGTTTGTCCATATGAGTGGAAGCTGGAAAAAAGATCGTGAATTGGAGATTATTGAAACGGGAAGCATCTGGTATAAAAATGCTGAAGTTCATGATTCAGTGGTAGAGCTTTCAGGTAACATTGCAGTAGTATGGAACAGAATCACTTTGACCGCTTTTGTTCGAGGAAATGATGTAGAAAATGAATTTACAGTAACAGAAGTGTATGAAAAGCAGGGAGAGGACTGGAAAATGCTGGTTTTTACCTTTAGCAGTGTTAGAGATACCCACGAAATTGAACATTAA
- a CDS encoding ligand-binding sensor domain-containing protein, producing the protein MKKHLRLFSWLMLLVFNTSCKDQVKNDQEKNQSNFQSNNSNTSNAPNSIVRNIVQDGKGNIWMATWEGVFRYDGKSFTNVTKQVSSARFFSVLEDSKGNMWFGSIGSGVYYFDGKDFQNFTTKEGLPNNEITSIYEDKAGNIWLGTNGGISLYNGKSFQNFILAEDNIVEDNTGKTVPDFTRPSNEVNSIIEDKTGKYWFATRGNTYLYNGKTFTIVSHKEKPFTNVRSIIQDKKGNIWLGGNDGLWRYDPSTSLRAGAGEFTNISKNFIGYIHEDEKGNIWTSSQTIEGSWVPTLYYSNTFLNKKPSATLINTKEIKILFGILAAKDGSIWFGSEGVYRYNRKTITDFRSK; encoded by the coding sequence ATGAAAAAACACTTAAGATTATTTTCCTGGCTAATGCTGTTGGTTTTTAACACTTCATGTAAAGATCAAGTTAAAAATGACCAAGAAAAAAACCAATCCAATTTCCAAAGCAATAATTCAAACACTTCCAACGCTCCTAATTCAATTGTACGTAATATAGTGCAAGATGGCAAAGGCAACATTTGGATGGCTACCTGGGAAGGGGTGTTTCGGTATGATGGAAAGTCTTTTACCAATGTAACAAAGCAAGTAAGTTCAGCTCGCTTCTTTTCAGTTTTGGAAGACAGCAAAGGCAATATGTGGTTTGGAAGTATTGGATCAGGTGTATATTATTTTGATGGAAAAGACTTTCAAAATTTCACAACCAAGGAAGGGCTTCCGAATAATGAGATTACCAGCATTTATGAGGACAAAGCCGGCAACATTTGGCTTGGCACAAATGGGGGCATAAGCCTGTACAATGGGAAATCATTTCAGAATTTTATATTGGCTGAAGATAATATAGTTGAAGATAATACGGGAAAAACTGTTCCGGATTTTACACGTCCCTCTAACGAAGTCAATTCTATCATTGAAGACAAAACGGGCAAATATTGGTTTGCCACAAGGGGCAACACCTATCTTTATAACGGAAAAACATTTACCATTGTAAGCCATAAGGAGAAGCCGTTTACCAATGTTCGATCTATCATTCAAGATAAAAAAGGAAACATTTGGCTTGGGGGAAATGATGGCCTATGGCGCTACGACCCTTCGACTTCGCTTAGGGCTGGTGCGGGTGAGTTTACCAACATCAGCAAAAATTTTATTGGATACATTCATGAGGATGAAAAAGGAAATATTTGGACAAGTTCACAAACCATCGAAGGATCCTGGGTACCTACACTTTACTATTCCAATACCTTTCTAAACAAAAAACCTTCTGCAACCTTAATAAATACAAAAGAAATAAAGATACTTTTCGGGATCCTAGCAGCCAAGGATGGCAGTATTTGGTTCGGTTCGGAGGGAGTATATCGATACAACAGAAAAACCATAACCGATTTTAGAAGTAAATAG